The sequence GGTCGTCCCCATGGCTGCGGAGACTTTACCGATACCTGATTTCAGCAATGCGACGTCCACGCCATTGAGTCTGCCACTGTAAATTTCGCAACCCGCACGTGTTAAGGTTTGGCGATTTTCAATTTTGTCACGTAGCAGTGTCACTTCTTCTTCCATTGCACCAATAATGCCGACTTTCATAAGGATACCTGCTGATTTTAACGAATGGATTAATCTGTAATTATCGGCATACAGTTTATCAGCTAAGTGAGATAGTCGGGTAGCTAAGCAAAGATAATGCGTAATGCGCCGCAGTTCATACGTTATCAATTGCTTCTACGGACAAGAGTGGGTATCACTGTTTGTATTGAAATATCAGGGGGGCAATATGTCTGGGATCGACTTTAAGCAGAAAATCAGTGTTCAGCGGCCATTTGGTAAACCCAGTTCGGCGGAAGAGGAATATGAGATTACCCGGGTATTTGAAAGCGACCGTGGGCGTATTGTAAACTCTGCCGCTATTCGCCGTTTACAGCAAAAAACGCAGGTCTTTCCGCTGGAGCGGAATGCTGCCGTGCGCAGCCGCTTAACCCATTCGCTGGAAGTCCAGCAGGTGGGCCGTTACATTGCCAAAGAGATCCTTAATCGCTTTAAACAGGATAAGAAAATCACGGCTTATGGGCTGGATAAGCTGCTTGATCCTTTTGAAAGTATTGTGGAAATGGCCTGCCTGATGCATGACATCGGTAACCCGCCCTTTGGCCATTTTGGTGAGTCCGCGATCAATAACTGGTTTACCCAGCAGATGGACCCGAATAGCGGGGGCAGTGAACCCCGGAGCAAGGATAAATGCCAAGTTGATGCATTAAAGCTGCGGGAGGGGGAAGCCGAACTTAATGTGCTGCGCAGTAAAATTCGCCACGATTTGAGCCAATTCGAAGGTAACGCGCAAGCGATACGGCTAGTTTACAGCTTATTAAAACTGAATCTGACCTATGCTCAGGTGGGTTGTATCCTTAAATATACTAAGCCAGCTTATTGGTCAGGCGCTATTCCAACTTCCCATCACTATTTGATGAAAAAACCCGGTTTTTATCTTGCCGAAGAAACCTATGTTAAAGATTTACGTCGTGAACTCAATATGGGGGAGTTTGATCGTTTCCCGCTGACATATATTATGGAAGCCGCCGATGATATTTCTTACTGTATTGCTGATTTAGAAGACGCCGTAGAAAAAAACATTTTTAGCGTCGAGCAACTTTATGATCATATGATGCAGGAGTGGGGCGATGTCGCTCATGGCGATCTGTTTGATAAAGTCGTGGGCGGTGCATTTCGGCAATTAGGGCGCGAACAAGGTCGGCGCAGTACCGAAGATCAATTCTTTATGTATTTGCGGGTCAATACGGTGGGAAAATTGGTTCCCCATGCCGCACAGCGTTTTATTGAAAATCTACCCGCCGTCTTTTCCGGCTCGTTTAATCAGGCATTATTAGAAGATGCTAGCGCGGCATGTAAATTACTGCAAATTTTTAAGAAGGTCGCCGTAAAACACGTATTTAATCATCCGGAAGTAGAACAGCTTGAATTACAAGGGTATAGAGTTATTAGTGGATTGCTTGATATTTATAGTCCGCTATTAGCTATGCCGCAAACGGCATTTACGCAATTAGTCGCAGAAGACACACACCGTAAATATCCTATTGAGACCCGACTATTCCATAAGTTATCGACTAAGCATAGGTTGGCTTATGTTGAATCAGTGGATCGGTTGCGTGATTTAATGCCAGAACAATATGAGATATATGAGTATTATTATCGTGCTCGTTTAATTCAGGACTATATCAGTGGTATGACCGATCTTTATGCTTATGATGAATATCGGCGCTTAATGGCAGCGGAATAGTTTGCGAACAACTTAAATTGTCCGCTTAATTAACTGTAGTTTTGTAAAGACGGACAATATTTTTTACTATTCTAATTCTTGGGTCTGTGAACTTCATCCCCCATATTTAATCTTACTATGCAAGACGACATTAGTCTGCCACTCACCATTTATTGAATCATTATTAATTGTATAGCGAGAAACAGAATAGATGAAGAAAACAACTTTAGTGTTAAGTGCATTGGCATTGAGCATCGGTTTAGCCATGGGGCCGGTTTCTTCTGCCATTTCGGCAGAGACGGCATCTTCTAGCAGCCAGCAGCTCCCTAGCCTGGCGCCAATGCTAGAGAAAGTGATGCCTTCCGTTGTCAGTATCAATGTGGAAGGCAGCACCCAAGTCAGCAATGCCGGTGCTGGTGGTATACCCCCCCAGTTCCAGCAGTTCTTTGGTGACGACTCACCCTTCTGCCAAGATGGTTCTCCGTTCCAGGGTTCTCCAATGTGTCAGGGAGGGCAAGGCGGTAAAGGTGGCGTGCCAAGCAAGCAGGAGTTCCGAGCGCTAGGCTCGGGGGTAATCATTGATGCTG comes from Yersinia mollaretii ATCC 43969 and encodes:
- the dgt gene encoding dGTPase, translated to MSGIDFKQKISVQRPFGKPSSAEEEYEITRVFESDRGRIVNSAAIRRLQQKTQVFPLERNAAVRSRLTHSLEVQQVGRYIAKEILNRFKQDKKITAYGLDKLLDPFESIVEMACLMHDIGNPPFGHFGESAINNWFTQQMDPNSGGSEPRSKDKCQVDALKLREGEAELNVLRSKIRHDLSQFEGNAQAIRLVYSLLKLNLTYAQVGCILKYTKPAYWSGAIPTSHHYLMKKPGFYLAEETYVKDLRRELNMGEFDRFPLTYIMEAADDISYCIADLEDAVEKNIFSVEQLYDHMMQEWGDVAHGDLFDKVVGGAFRQLGREQGRRSTEDQFFMYLRVNTVGKLVPHAAQRFIENLPAVFSGSFNQALLEDASAACKLLQIFKKVAVKHVFNHPEVEQLELQGYRVISGLLDIYSPLLAMPQTAFTQLVAEDTHRKYPIETRLFHKLSTKHRLAYVESVDRLRDLMPEQYEIYEYYYRARLIQDYISGMTDLYAYDEYRRLMAAE